Part of the Streptomyces sp. NBC_01408 genome is shown below.
TTCCAGTCCAGGCCGGCCCCGAGGTTGGAGGACTTCTCGATGAGCGGGTCGAAGAGCCGGTGAACCAGCTCCGAGGCCGCGTCGAGGCCCTGGTCGAGGTAGACCGCGCCGATCACCGCTTCAAGGGTGTCGGCGAGGATGGAGGCCTTGTCCCGGCCACCCGTGCCCTCTTCGCCCCGGCCGAGCCGGATGAAGGAGCCGAGTTCGAGGCCGCGCCCGACCTCCGCCAGCGCGCGCGAGTTGACCACCGCGGCCCGAAGCTTGGCCAGCTGGCCTTCGGGGAGATCCGGGTGGGTCGTGTACAGCGTGTCCGTGACCACCAGGCCCAGCACGGAGTCCCCGAGGAACTCCAGCCGTTCGTTGGTGGGCAGACCGCCGTTCTCGTACGCGTACGAGCGGTGGGTCAGAGCACGCACCAGAAGGGCGGACTCGAGTCGATACCCGAGCCGCCCTTCCAGAAGCGTGTGGGACGAGGCCGCGTTGTTACTGTCTGCCTGCTTCTCAGCGTTGGACAGCTCAGACATTGCGCCTCTCACCAGCCGCTCAGACCTCGAGGACCTGGCGCTTGTTGTAGGTGCCGCAGCTCGGGCACGCAATGTGCTGGAGCTTCGGCTCCTGGCAACGCTCGCACGAAACCAGGGTGGGGACCGCAGCCTTCCACTGCGACCGGCGGTGGCGCGTGTTGCTGCGCGACATCTTCCGCTTCGGAACAGCCACGGCTACTTCTCCTGCTTCTCGGCGGCGCCCTGAACTCCGTCAGAGGCAGTGCCGCTCATGTTGTCCTTCTCGTCGTCCTGATCGGTCACGACGAGTCCCTGCAATGCCGCCCAACGGATGTCGACGGCGTCATGGTGGTGTTCCGGGTCGTCGTTCAGGCTGAGCCCGCAATCGGGGCACAGTCCGAGACAGTCCTCCCGGCACACCGGCTGCAGCGGCAGTGCGAGCACCACCACGTCGCGCAGCACGGGTTCGAGGTCGAACAAACCGTCCTCGAGGAAGAGCGTGTCCTCGTCGTCCTCGGCGTCGTCGGCCGGTTCCGCCTTGGAGCGGCTCCGGTCGTCGGCGTCAGGGTACGAGAACATCTCCTGGAAGTCCGCCTTGAGCTCGCGCTCGACGGCCTCCAGACACCTTACGCACTCCCCAACGGCCGATGCACGGGCGGTGCCTGTGACAAGCACCCCTTCCATGACCGACTCCATGCGGAGGCTGAGCTTCAGCGGGGCGCCCTCCGGCACTCCGATGACTCCGGCGAGACCGAGGTCCGCCGGCGCCGCGATCTCACGGGACAGCCGCTGCATGGCACCAGGACGCCGACCCAGCTCGTGCGTGTCGAACACGAGGGGGTTGCGGTGGTCGAGGCGGGTATTCAGGGCCGTTCCTGCTTTCACAGATCGCTGAAGATCAAATACGCTAAGGATGCCGCCGTTAAAGAGTGGCCTCTTATGGGCAGCATGGATCGCGGTGCATACGCGCGACCGAAGAGCCAGGATACCCGGAGCCGCGCTCTGCGCCCAATCCGGTGCTAGCGACCCTGTTCGTACTCACGCAGCTGGTCCAGATTGATCATGCTCGTGTCGAAGAAGCTGGTCTCGTCGAGCGCCGGCTGCTGCTGGGCGTGCGGCTGCTGGCCGTGCGACTGCTGGCCGTGCTGCTGCTGCGCGTGCTGCTGCTGCCCGTGCTGCTGGTAGCCCCCGTAGGGATCCGGCTGCGCATCGTAGTGCGCGGCGTAAGCCGCTCCGGTGGAGCCGCCGCTTGCGGCGGAATACGGGTCGGGCTGCTGCTGGTATCCGGCATAGGGGTCCTGGTGGCCCTGGTAGGCGTAGCCGTCCTGCTGCTGCGGCTGCCCCGCGTAGTGCGCGGCGTACCCCGCTCCGGTGGAGCCGGCCCCCGCACCGGAGTACGTGTCGTACACGGGCTCGGACTGCGCCGGGACCGGCGCCTGCGCCCCGGCCGGACCGGGATCCGCCAGCCCCGCCAGGAAGTCGGCGTCGCTCGTCGAGCGCGAGGACTGCCCCGCCGCCGCGTCCTGGGCGGCCATGTGCACGCCGAGGTCGTCGGAGGGGACCCGGCCCAGCAGCTTCTGGCGGCCCCGCCCGACGGCCTCCAGGGTCTTGGAGAGCACCGCCTCGAAGGTCGCCAGCTTGGTGTCCACGTAGGCGTCCGCCTGCTCCCGCTGGGTCTGCGGGTCGTGGCTGCGCTCGGGCGCGTCCGCGTCGTCGGCGTCCCCGTACGGCGGGTAACCCTGCCCGTCCGGGCCCGGGCCACGGCCCAGCAGCTTCTCCCGGCCGCGGTCCACGGAGCCGATCGTCTTGGTCAGCACGACCTCGAAGTTCGCGAGCTTGCTGTCGACGTAGTCGTCGGCCTCGGCACGGATCTCCTCGGCCTCCCGCCGGGCGTCGTCCAGGATCCGGTCCGCCTCGGCCTGGGAGCGCCGCGCGACCTCCGTGTCGGAGATCAGCGAGCCCCGCTGGCTGTGCGCGGACTCGATGATCCGGTCCGCCTCCCGGCGGGCCTCCTCGACCAGCTGCTCGCGGCCGCCGATGAGCTCCTGAGCCTGCGCGAGCGAGCCGGGGAGCGCCTGGCGGACCTCTTCGAGCTGGGCGAGCAGCTCGGCGCGGTTGATCACGCAGGAGGCCGACATGGGCATGGACCGGGCGCTGCCGACGGCCGCGACGATCTCGTCGAGCTTCTTCTGCACGTCCATGGGGGCTCGCACTCTCTCGGCCTCAGGCGGTTCCTGAGACGGACGGGACGACTGTAAGGCCACCGGGAGGGCCCCCGACACTGACTGACGGCCCGTCAGGCGGTCAGCGGTTGCGCAATCGTTCCATCAGCGCCGCGTGCACGTGCGCGGGCAGCAGGTGGGCGACGTCGCCGCCCCAGGTCGCGACCTCCTTGACCAGTGAGGAGGACAGGAAGCTGTAGGTGGGGATGGTCGGGACGAACAGCGTCTCGACGCCCGACAGCCCCATGTTCATCTGGGCCATCTGGAGCTCGTAGTCGAAGTCGCTGACCGCGCGCAGGCCCTTGACGATGGCCGGGATGTCCCGCTGCTTGCAGAAGTCGACGAGCAGGCCGTGGAAGGACTCGACCTGGATGTTGCCGTAGTCGGCGGTCGCCTCGCGGATCAGCTCGATCCGCTCCTCGACGGTGAACAGGCTCTGCTTCGACTTGTTGATCATCACGGCGACGTGCACGACGTCGTACAGCCTGGAGGCGCGTCCGATGATGTCGAGGTGTCCGTTGTGGATGGGATCGAAGGACCCCGGACAGACGGCGCGGCGCAACTGAACTCCCTCGTTCATGAGTCTTCGCTGGTGAAAGCGGCGCGGCCGTACCAAAGGGTGCCCTCGCCGTACTTCCTCGACCGGAGCGGCTCGAACCCTTCCGGCCACGGGAAGGCGCCGCTCCTGGTGCTGCGCTCCACGGTGACGAGCGCATCGCCGGTGAGCCAGCCATTGGACCGGAGTGTGAGGAGGATCTCCCGAAGATCGTCGTGCGTGACGGCGTACGGCGGGTCCAGGAAGACGATGTCGTACGGGTCCCCGCCCGCCCGGGCCGCCACGAGCTGCTCCGCCTTGCCGGGCCGGAACTCGGCGCCGGGCAGGCCCACCGCCTTGATGTTGTCCCGGATGGACTTGGCGGCCTTGGGGTCGGTCTCGACCAGCAGGGCGTGGTGCGCGCCGCGGGAGAGGGCCTCCAGGCCGACGGCGCCCGAGCCCGCGTAGAGGTCGAGCACCCGGGCCCCCTCGACGCCGTGCAGGGACTCCCAGGTGGAGAAGAGGCCTTCGCGCATCCGGTCCGAGGTCGGCCGGGTGCCGGTGCCGGGTGGCACGGCCAGCCGTCGCCCGCCGGCGCTGCCGGCGATCACGCGGGTCATCTGGGGTCCTTCGCTACGGCGGTCGGGGCTGCCGTGGGGCAGCCGTGGGGGTGCCGCGGGCAGAGCCGCGGAAGTCCAACGATAGGTCGTGCCGCTCAGCCCTTCTCCAGGTACTGCTCCCGCTCGGTGTCGAGCAGTGCGTCCAGCGCGGTCCTCAGGCCCGGCAGCCGCTCCAGCTCGGGGTCGTCGGCGACGACGCGGGTGGCCTCCTCCCGGGCCTGGGCGATGACCTCCTCGTCCTCGATGACGGCGAGCATCCGCAGCGAGGAGCGCACGCCCGACTGGGCCTGTCCCAGTACATCGCCCTCGCGGCGCTGTTCCAGGTCGATCCTGGAGAGTTCGAACCCGTCG
Proteins encoded:
- the rsmD gene encoding 16S rRNA (guanine(966)-N(2))-methyltransferase RsmD; translated protein: MTRVIAGSAGGRRLAVPPGTGTRPTSDRMREGLFSTWESLHGVEGARVLDLYAGSGAVGLEALSRGAHHALLVETDPKAAKSIRDNIKAVGLPGAEFRPGKAEQLVAARAGGDPYDIVFLDPPYAVTHDDLREILLTLRSNGWLTGDALVTVERSTRSGAFPWPEGFEPLRSRKYGEGTLWYGRAAFTSEDS
- a CDS encoding DUF177 domain-containing protein produces the protein MKAGTALNTRLDHRNPLVFDTHELGRRPGAMQRLSREIAAPADLGLAGVIGVPEGAPLKLSLRMESVMEGVLVTGTARASAVGECVRCLEAVERELKADFQEMFSYPDADDRSRSKAEPADDAEDDEDTLFLEDGLFDLEPVLRDVVVLALPLQPVCREDCLGLCPDCGLSLNDDPEHHHDAVDIRWAALQGLVVTDQDDEKDNMSGTASDGVQGAAEKQEK
- the coaD gene encoding pantetheine-phosphate adenylyltransferase, giving the protein MRRAVCPGSFDPIHNGHLDIIGRASRLYDVVHVAVMINKSKQSLFTVEERIELIREATADYGNIQVESFHGLLVDFCKQRDIPAIVKGLRAVSDFDYELQMAQMNMGLSGVETLFVPTIPTYSFLSSSLVKEVATWGGDVAHLLPAHVHAALMERLRNR
- the rnc gene encoding ribonuclease III, which translates into the protein MSELSNAEKQADSNNAASSHTLLEGRLGYRLESALLVRALTHRSYAYENGGLPTNERLEFLGDSVLGLVVTDTLYTTHPDLPEGQLAKLRAAVVNSRALAEVGRGLELGSFIRLGRGEEGTGGRDKASILADTLEAVIGAVYLDQGLDAASELVHRLFDPLIEKSSNLGAGLDWKTSLQELTAAEGLGVPEYLVTETGPDHEKTFTAAARVGGVSYGTGTGRSKKEAEQQAAESAWRGIRAAADERIAAAAAAAAAPAEVPAPAGAEDGGAPTPVDPAPNA
- a CDS encoding DivIVA domain-containing protein — translated: MDVQKKLDEIVAAVGSARSMPMSASCVINRAELLAQLEEVRQALPGSLAQAQELIGGREQLVEEARREADRIIESAHSQRGSLISDTEVARRSQAEADRILDDARREAEEIRAEADDYVDSKLANFEVVLTKTIGSVDRGREKLLGRGPGPDGQGYPPYGDADDADAPERSHDPQTQREQADAYVDTKLATFEAVLSKTLEAVGRGRQKLLGRVPSDDLGVHMAAQDAAAGQSSRSTSDADFLAGLADPGPAGAQAPVPAQSEPVYDTYSGAGAGSTGAGYAAHYAGQPQQQDGYAYQGHQDPYAGYQQQPDPYSAASGGSTGAAYAAHYDAQPDPYGGYQQHGQQQHAQQQHGQQSHGQQPHAQQQPALDETSFFDTSMINLDQLREYEQGR
- the rpmF gene encoding 50S ribosomal protein L32; this encodes MAVPKRKMSRSNTRHRRSQWKAAVPTLVSCERCQEPKLQHIACPSCGTYNKRQVLEV